In Streptomyces sp. 71268, the DNA window CACGCCCGGGTGGGCGCGGCCGATGGCGACTTGGCCGCCGTCCGTCGCCGCGTATGCCTGCTTCGCGAAGTAGCGGAGCACGTCGGACTCGTCGCCCGGCGCGATGCAGATCAGCCGGCCGTCCTTGGTGGTGAGCAGGATGCGCCGGTCGCCGAAGCGGGTCAGCAGCGACGACTCGACCCGCCGGGTGACCGGGTAGCCGTCGTCGTACGGTTCGGCGCCCTGGGCCACCGCGACCGCGTGCGCGTGGGCCAGGATCAGGCCGAAGCGTTCGGCGCGTTCGGCGAGGCGGCCCAGGTCGCTGCGGCCGTAGAGCAGGTCGTCGATGAACTCGCGGCGCGCGGCCTCCTCCTGGCGGACGGCGAGCCGCTGGGCCCGCTCGTACCCCTCGGCGAACGCGTCCACGGCCTGGGTGATGGCGGCCAGCAGGTGGTCGGCGGCCGGGCCGCGCAACTGGGGGCGGACGGCCTGGGCCGTGACCAGGTGGGCGTGGATCAGGGTGCGCAGGCCGATGCCGGCCTCGGCGGCGCGTTCGCCGCGACCGCGCAGGGCCTCCAACTCGTCGCGGACCAGCCGCCGGCCCGTGGCGCAGGCGCCCGTGAGGATGTCGGCGTAGCCGGCCAGGTAGTCCCCGTATTCCCCGTATTCCTGGTAACCCTCGTAGCCCTCGTAGCCCTCGTAGCCCTCGGATATGTCCAGCTCCGCCATGGTCCCTCCGGTCGTTCCGCGCGTCGTTGCCGCCTGGCCGACGTGCGGGGATCAAGGGTGGCACGCGGCACGGCGGGGGCGGCGGGCGGCATTAAGGCGGCGTAAAGATTGCCGGCGGCCGGCAGTGCGGGAACGCCGATCGCGCTGCCAGGATGGCGTCACCAGGGCGGCCGGCTCGCTTCGATGCCGGTGGCCGGAAGTGAGTGTCCCGCGCGGTGGGACACGGGAAACCGCGGTCGTGGGCGGGCGACGCGCTGAGGGGGCAATGACCA includes these proteins:
- a CDS encoding helix-turn-helix domain-containing protein, with the protein product MAELDISEGYEGYEGYEGYQEYGEYGDYLAGYADILTGACATGRRLVRDELEALRGRGERAAEAGIGLRTLIHAHLVTAQAVRPQLRGPAADHLLAAITQAVDAFAEGYERAQRLAVRQEEAARREFIDDLLYGRSDLGRLAERAERFGLILAHAHAVAVAQGAEPYDDGYPVTRRVESSLLTRFGDRRILLTTKDGRLICIAPGDESDVLRYFAKQAYAATDGGQVAIGRAHPGVGGVVHSYEEALNTLDLAARMHLDDPVLHAADLLVYPVLTRDRQAMADLVRTVLGPLQQARGGAQPLIDTLTAYFDTGCVAAEAARRLSLSVRAMTYRLDRIHKLTGSDPGDPVHRYTLQTAVIGARLLGWPEEGV